AGGTGCTGCTCACCTACGGCACGGCGACCTTCGAGCTCGTCCTCTTCGCACTCCTCGTCGCCCTGCTCGTCGGCATCCCGCTCGGCCGGATCGCCGCCTACCGGCGCGACCAGGTGCCCGACGCGGTGCTGCGGGTGCTCGCCATCCTCTGCTACGCCACCCCGGTGTTCTTCGCGGGCCTGCTGCTCAAGCTCGTCTTCTCGGTGTGGCTCGGCTGGTTCCCGCTCGGCGGGCGGGCGCGGCCGGACACCCAGCTCATCCTCGACCGCATCACCGGCTCGAGCGGCATCAACATCCTCGACGCGCTGCGCACCGGCCGGTGGGACCTCATCTCCGACGTCCTGTCCCACGCCGTCCTGCCGGCCCTCGCCCTGGGCCTGCTCACCGCCGGGGTGTTCCTGCGCCTCGTGCGCACCAACCTCATCGGCACGCTCGGGATGGACTACGTGACCGCGGCCCGCTCCCGCGGCGTCACCGAGTCCAGGCTGCTGCGCAAGCACGCCTACAAGCCGGCGCTCATCCCGATCATCACCGTCATGGGCATGCAGATCGCCATGATGCTCGGCGGCGCGATCCTCACCGAGACGACGTTCGAGTGGCGCGGGCTGGGCTTCCAGCTCGCCCAGTACCTCGGCGCGCGGGACTTCGTCGCGGTCCAGGGGATCGTCGCGCTCCTCGCCGTCATCGTCGCCGTGACCAACTTCGTCGTCGACGTCGTCGCCGCCCTCATCGACCCGAGAGTGAGGTACTGACGATGAGCGAGTCGACCGTCGCCCCCGGCGCCGCCGCCCACGAGCCCCGCTGGAAGCGGCTGCCGCTCGTGTGGCAGCTGCGCCGCAGCGTGGGGCTCCAGCGAGGGATGCTCGTCGCGGGCCTCGTGCTCTGCGCCGTCTTCGTCCTCACCGCCGTCCTCGCGCCCGTCATCGCGCCGTACTCCTTCAACCAGCTCAGCGGCCCGGACGGCAGCTTCCCGCGTCAGGCGCCACCGTCGGCACAGTTCTGGTGGGGCACGACGGTGGGCGGCTACGACGTCTTCTCCCGGGTCGTGTGGGGGGCGCAGACGGCGCTCCTCACGGTGGTCCTCGCCGTCGTCGCCTCGCTCTTCCTCGGGGTGGCACTCGGCCTCGTCTCCGGGTACCTCGGCGGATGGCTCGACCGCGTCCTCGTCACCGTCGCCGACGCGATCTACGCCTTCCCCTCCCTGCTCCTCGCCATCGTCGTGTCGATCATCATCTCCGGCGGTCAGTCGAGCTTCCTCGGCGGGATCGCGGCCGCCGCCATCTCCATCACCGTCGTCTTCGTGCCGCAGTACTTCCGCGTCGTACGGGCCGAGACGGTGCGCCTCAAGGCCGAGCCGTTCGTCGAGTCGGCGCGCGTGCTCGGCGCCTCGACGCCGCGTGTCCTCTCGCGCCACGTGCTGCGCAACGCGACCCGCTCGCTGCCGCTCATCGTCACGCTCAACGCCTCCGAGGCGATCCTCACCCTCGCCGGCCTCGGCTTCCTCGGCTTCGGCATCAACCCCACCGCGGCCGCCGAGTGGGGCTACGACCTCAACAGGGCCATCTCCGACGTCGCGAGCGGCATCTGGTGGACGGGCGTCTTCCCCGGCGCCGCCATCGTCCTGCTCGTCCTGGGCATCACCCTCGTCGGGGAGAGCCTCAACGACCTGTCCGACCCGAGGCTGCGCAGCCGGCGGCGCCCGCCCCGGCGCGCCGCGACGACGGGAGCCGACGCATGAGCCCCAGCGACCACGACGGCTCCCCCGTCGTCGAGATCCGCGACCTCCACGTGACGTTCGCGACCGACGGCGCGCCGGTGCACGCCGTCGACGGCGTCTCCCTGCACGTCGACCCGGGCGAGATCCTCGCCGTCGTCGGGGAGTCCGGGTCGGGCAAGACCGTCACCGCCAAGAGCGTGCTCGGGCTGCTCCCCGACAACGCCCGGGTCGACGGCGCGGTGGTCCTCGCCGGGCAGGACGTCCTGCGCCTGCGGCCGGCCGAGCTGCGCCGCGCCCGGGGGCGGGACGTGGCGATGGTCTTCCAGGAGCCCTCGACGGCCCTCAACCCGGTGTTCACCGTCGGGTGGCAGATCGCCGAGGGGCTGCGCGCGCACGGGACCTACTCGCGCGCCGAGGCCCGCGCCCGCGCCGTGGAGGTGCTCGGCCGGGTGGGGATCCCCGACCCGCAGACGCGGGTGGACCACTACCCCCACCAGTTCTCCGGCGGCCAGAAGCAGCGGATCGTCATCGCCATGGCGATGGCGCTGGAGCCGAGCGTCATCGTCGCCGACGAGCCGACGACGGCGCTGGACGTCACCGTGCAGGCCGAGATCCTCGACCTGCTGCGCGCGGTGCGCGACGAGTTCGGCCGGGCGATCATCCTCATCACCCACAACATGGGAGTCGTCGCCGACCTCGCCGACCGGGTCGCGGTCATGTACCGGGGCGAGGTGGTCGAGCAGGCGCCCGCGCGCGAGCTGTTCGCCGCTCCGCAGCACGAGTACACCCGCCGGCTGCTCGCCGCCGTGCCGCGGCTCGGCGCGCACACCACCGACCGGGCGCCCGGCCGGTCGCCGGCCGCGGAGGCCGGTGAGCCTCTCGTGCGCGCCCGAGGCCTGGAGGTCGTGTACCCGGGGCGGCTGCGCCAGCCCGGGTTCCGCGCGGTGTCCGGGGTGGACCTCACGATCGCGCCGGGCGAGGTGCTCGGCCTGGTCGGTGAGTCCGGGTCCGGCAAGACGACGATCGGGCGGGCCATCGCCGGGCTCACCCGCGCGACCGGCGGGTCGCTGGAGGTGCTCGGTCAGGAGATGGTCGGCTTCCGGGAGCGCACCTTCCGGCCGCACCGCGCCCGGCTCGGGTTCGTCTTCCAGGACCCGGCGACGAGCTTCAACCCGCTCCTCACGGTCGGTGAGGCGATCGCCGAGCCGCTGCTCATCCACGGCCGCGCGCGAGACGTTGCCGCGGCCCGGCCCAGGGTCCACGAGCTGCTCGACGCGGTCCACCTGCCCATCGCCTACGCCGCCCGGTACCCGCACGAGCTGTCGGGCGGTCAGCGCCAGCGCGCGAGCCTGGCCCGTGCGCTCGCCCTGGACCCGGAGCTCCTCGTCGCCGACGAGCCGACGTCGGCGCTGGACGTCTCGGTGCAGGACAAGGTCCTCGAGGTGTTCGGTGAGCTCCAGCAGCGGCTCGGCTTCGCGACCCTGTTCATCAGCCACGACCTCGCCGTCGTCGGGATGCTCGCCGACCGGATAGCCGTGCTCTACCGCGGCGAGCTGGTCGAGCTGGGCACCGGCACGCAGGTGCTCGGCGACCCGCAGCACCCCTACACGCGGCGGCTGCTCGCCTCGGTCCCGGTGCCGGACCCGGTGGAGCAGGAGGCGCGGCGCGCCGCGCTGGCGGCGCTCACCTCCGCGGTCCCCGAACCCAGCATCGTGCCGTAGCGCGGCGCTGCGGCGGTCAGAAGGGGACGCCTTGCTCGCCGCGCCCCTGTCCGACTTCGCGTGCCCGACGAACGACCTGGCTGTCGGCCTCAGCCGGTGAGCTCGCCGACCTCCAGGCCCGCTGCGACGTCCGCGACCTCGGAGCGCCACCATGGGGTCTCGACGAACCCGCGCTTGATGGTGAGCAGCTCGAGGGAGGCCGACCATCCGGTCACTCCGGGCAAAGCAGCCAGGGACTCGGTGGTGAACGCATAGAGGTCCTCGGTTCGCCGGGCGATGACCTCCGCGACGAGGCAGTTGCCCCCGAGCGGCAGCGCGAGGTACCGCACCTCTGGGCGCCGCGCGAGCACCTGGGCGACCTCGGTGAGCCGGGCCGGCTCGACGTCGACCCGGAGCTGGATCTCGGACTCGAATCCGAGAGCGGCGGCCTGGACGAGGGTGACGACGTGGGCCCACCGGCGGGAGCGAAGGCGCTCGAAGCGGCGCCGCACGGTGCTCTCGTTGAGGCCGACCTCCTCGGCCACCTCCGCGAAGCTCGCCCGGCCGTCGAGCTTGAGCCGGTCGAGGATGGCCTCGTCGACGGCGTCGAAGGCGAACTCCTCGAACTCCCCCGTGTCCACCGGGTCGTCGGGCTGGAGCCCGAGGAGCTCGCGTGCCCAGTCGTGGCTCACCTTGTACACGTGGAGGGTGAGCTCACCGATGACGGCCTCGACGCCGGGGATCGTCTGCACCTCGCGCACGACCGTGTGGTAGGCGCCGGCCTCCCTGGGGACCTGCACCTCGGCGATGATGTCGTGAGGGCCGGTGAGCAGCGTGACGAAGCGGACGTCGGGGCGCTCGGCGATCCGGCTCGCGACCGGGAGCGCCATCGTCGGCCCGCACTTGAGGCGCAGGAAGAAGAACTGGTGCGACTCGCTGCCACCCGCGCCGCGCATGACGGCGATCTTCAGCGCCCCCTCGTCGGTGAGCTGCTGGACGCGCCGTGCCACGGTCGGCCCGGTCGTGCCGCAGAGGTCGGCGATCGCCGACCAGCTCGCCCGTCCGTCGAGCTGCAGCGCGGCGACGATCCGCCGGTCGAGGTCATCGAGGCTCCGGCCGGCGGGCGCGCCGTTGCTCACGTCGCCTGCTTCGCCTCGACCTCGGAGAGGAACTCCCGCACGGTCTGGGTCCACAGCTCAGCTTCCTCGATCTGGGGGGAGTGTCCGGACTTCTCGAACACTACAAGGCGTGCGTCGGGGATGAGGGAGGCGATGGTCTCGCTGCACGACACCGGCGTGATCCAGTCGGTGCGACCCACGGTGACGAGCGTGGGACAGGTGACGCCGGGCAGTCTGTCCTTGATGTCGTAGTTCGGGATGTTGTGGGCGAAGGCGTAGTTGTGCGTCTCGTACCGGTAGGGAGTGGTCGCGACGATCCGCTCGACCTTCTGCGGGTTGTACTCGTAGTCGTAGAGCGGGAGGATCTCGCGCCAGCAGTCCCGCAGGTCGTCGTTGTCGCGCACCCGGCCCTCGTCGATGCGGTCGAGCTTCTCGACGTCGACCTTCACGCGGTCCGAGGCCAGGGCATTCTCCCGGGAGAGCTTCTCGTTCTGGCCGTCCGGCGAGGTGTCCCGCAGGACCATGGCGCGCACCCGGTCGGGGTAGCGGGTGGCGTACTCCATGGCGATGAACCCGCCGTAGGAGCCACCCGCGACGATGACCTGCTCGGCTCCGATCCACTCCCGGACCCCCTCGACGTCGGCCGCCCACTGCTCGTGGGTGAACGGACCGTTGCCCTCCGACTCCCCCGAGCCGCGGGCGTCGTACACGACGACGCGGTAGCTGTCGGCCAGGCGCCCGAAGCTCGTCCGTGGCTCGGCGCGCGACCCGAGGCCGGGCGCCCCGTGGAGCGCGATGAGCACCGGGGCGTCCTCGGGGCCGAGGACTTCCAGGGCGAGCTTGTTGCCGTTGATCTCGACGAACACGTGGGTCTCCTGTCGGTGGTGGTCAGGCGGTGATCGTGCAGTCGGCCAGCGACCGCGGGTAGGACGTGAGGGCCTCGGCACCCGTCTCAGTGACGAGCATCGAGTCGGAGATGCGGTAGCCGGCGTGCCCGGGCACGTAGATCCCGGGCTCGTTGGACACGACCATCCCCTCGGCGAGCGGGGTCGGGTCTCCGTCCTCGAGCCACGGCGGCTCGTGCATGCCCAGGCCGATGCCGTGGCCCTGCCTGTGCAGCACGTACTCCCCCAGCCCTGCGTCCATGAGCTCTGCGAGGCAGGCAGTGTTGGCGTCGCGACAGGGCACCCCGGGCGCGATGGCGGAGGCGCCGACCTCCTGCGCCCGCCGCACGGCCTCGTGGTAGCGGGCCTGCTCCTCGGTGGGCTGCCCGATGACGAACGTGCGCTCGCACTCGACGAACCTGCCACCGACGGCGCAGCCGAGGGAGAGCATGAACGTGTCCCCCTCCTGCAGCCGGTAGCCCGACGGCAGTCCGTGCGGGTAGGAGGAGTTCGCCCCGCCGTAGACCAGTCCTCCGGCCATGAACCCGACGACGACGACGTCGCGGTGCTCCTCGTACATGACACCGGTGCCGACCCTGCCGACAAGGGCCGCGAGCTCGGCCTCGGTGGGCAGCGGGTCGTCCGCGCGTAGGGCGTCGCGCACGGCTGCTACCCCGGCCTCGACCATGAGGTCGCTGATCCGCGCCGCTTCCCGGTGCAGGGCGATCTCCGCGGGTCGCTTGACGTACCTGCACGCCATGACGACGTCGGTGGGGACCGGCGCCACGTCCATCCCCTCCCGCATCATCCGCAGCCGCAGGAACGAGGAGGTGAGCGGGTGCCCCACCCGCCGTCCGGCGGCGAGCGCGGCGAGCGGGGCGAACGGGTTCGTCACACCGGGGTACTCGGCGTACTCCACGACCTGCGCGACCGCGCCCTGTGCCCGCGCGTAGCCGGCCTCGAGCCGGGGGACCAGGAGAACTGCGGGGCCGTCGACCGGCAGCCAGACGGCCACGGGGCGTTCGGTGGGGTGGTGGAAGAAGCCGGTGAGGTAGGCGACGTCGTCGGGGTCATCGGTGAGGACGGCGTCCAGCCCTTCCGCTGTGGCGGCGGCGCGGACGGCGTCCTGCAGCACCTCGATCGTCTCGGCCGTGAGGCGCTGGGAGAACGCCGTCGTCTGGGCAGTCATCGGGAGGTGCCTCCTCGGCGGGGGTTGCGGGCGTCGTTGTAGGCGGTGGACAGGAGCGTCGCGGACAGGACGAGCGCGAGGATGGCGAGGGAGGGAAACATGGTGAGCCACCAGGCGCTGGACATGGCACCGGACTGTTGCGCCTCGTAGAGGATCCGGCCCCACGACCACGTGTTCGGGTCACCGAGGCC
Above is a genomic segment from Georgenia wutianyii containing:
- a CDS encoding alpha/beta fold hydrolase → MFVEINGNKLALEVLGPEDAPVLIALHGAPGLGSRAEPRTSFGRLADSYRVVVYDARGSGESEGNGPFTHEQWAADVEGVREWIGAEQVIVAGGSYGGFIAMEYATRYPDRVRAMVLRDTSPDGQNEKLSRENALASDRVKVDVEKLDRIDEGRVRDNDDLRDCWREILPLYDYEYNPQKVERIVATTPYRYETHNYAFAHNIPNYDIKDRLPGVTCPTLVTVGRTDWITPVSCSETIASLIPDARLVVFEKSGHSPQIEEAELWTQTVREFLSEVEAKQAT
- a CDS encoding ABC transporter ATP-binding protein → MSPSDHDGSPVVEIRDLHVTFATDGAPVHAVDGVSLHVDPGEILAVVGESGSGKTVTAKSVLGLLPDNARVDGAVVLAGQDVLRLRPAELRRARGRDVAMVFQEPSTALNPVFTVGWQIAEGLRAHGTYSRAEARARAVEVLGRVGIPDPQTRVDHYPHQFSGGQKQRIVIAMAMALEPSVIVADEPTTALDVTVQAEILDLLRAVRDEFGRAIILITHNMGVVADLADRVAVMYRGEVVEQAPARELFAAPQHEYTRRLLAAVPRLGAHTTDRAPGRSPAAEAGEPLVRARGLEVVYPGRLRQPGFRAVSGVDLTIAPGEVLGLVGESGSGKTTIGRAIAGLTRATGGSLEVLGQEMVGFRERTFRPHRARLGFVFQDPATSFNPLLTVGEAIAEPLLIHGRARDVAAARPRVHELLDAVHLPIAYAARYPHELSGGQRQRASLARALALDPELLVADEPTSALDVSVQDKVLEVFGELQQRLGFATLFISHDLAVVGMLADRIAVLYRGELVELGTGTQVLGDPQHPYTRRLLASVPVPDPVEQEARRAALAALTSAVPEPSIVP
- a CDS encoding Lrp/AsnC family transcriptional regulator translates to MSNGAPAGRSLDDLDRRIVAALQLDGRASWSAIADLCGTTGPTVARRVQQLTDEGALKIAVMRGAGGSESHQFFFLRLKCGPTMALPVASRIAERPDVRFVTLLTGPHDIIAEVQVPREAGAYHTVVREVQTIPGVEAVIGELTLHVYKVSHDWARELLGLQPDDPVDTGEFEEFAFDAVDEAILDRLKLDGRASFAEVAEEVGLNESTVRRRFERLRSRRWAHVVTLVQAAALGFESEIQLRVDVEPARLTEVAQVLARRPEVRYLALPLGGNCLVAEVIARRTEDLYAFTTESLAALPGVTGWSASLELLTIKRGFVETPWWRSEVADVAAGLEVGELTG
- a CDS encoding M24 family metallopeptidase, whose amino-acid sequence is MTAQTTAFSQRLTAETIEVLQDAVRAAATAEGLDAVLTDDPDDVAYLTGFFHHPTERPVAVWLPVDGPAVLLVPRLEAGYARAQGAVAQVVEYAEYPGVTNPFAPLAALAAGRRVGHPLTSSFLRLRMMREGMDVAPVPTDVVMACRYVKRPAEIALHREAARISDLMVEAGVAAVRDALRADDPLPTEAELAALVGRVGTGVMYEEHRDVVVVGFMAGGLVYGGANSSYPHGLPSGYRLQEGDTFMLSLGCAVGGRFVECERTFVIGQPTEEQARYHEAVRRAQEVGASAIAPGVPCRDANTACLAELMDAGLGEYVLHRQGHGIGLGMHEPPWLEDGDPTPLAEGMVVSNEPGIYVPGHAGYRISDSMLVTETGAEALTSYPRSLADCTITA
- a CDS encoding ABC transporter permease — protein: MSESTVAPGAAAHEPRWKRLPLVWQLRRSVGLQRGMLVAGLVLCAVFVLTAVLAPVIAPYSFNQLSGPDGSFPRQAPPSAQFWWGTTVGGYDVFSRVVWGAQTALLTVVLAVVASLFLGVALGLVSGYLGGWLDRVLVTVADAIYAFPSLLLAIVVSIIISGGQSSFLGGIAAAAISITVVFVPQYFRVVRAETVRLKAEPFVESARVLGASTPRVLSRHVLRNATRSLPLIVTLNASEAILTLAGLGFLGFGINPTAAAEWGYDLNRAISDVASGIWWTGVFPGAAIVLLVLGITLVGESLNDLSDPRLRSRRRPPRRAATTGADA
- a CDS encoding ABC transporter permease yields the protein MTIADERTVSPTAATRSGGSGLGRYVLVRFLLIIPTVFILVTLVFFLMRVVGDPISASVGGRLTPDQLAQRLADAGYDRPVLVQYVEYLGQVFTGDFGRTLTDNRAISEVLLTYGTATFELVLFALLVALLVGIPLGRIAAYRRDQVPDAVLRVLAILCYATPVFFAGLLLKLVFSVWLGWFPLGGRARPDTQLILDRITGSSGINILDALRTGRWDLISDVLSHAVLPALALGLLTAGVFLRLVRTNLIGTLGMDYVTAARSRGVTESRLLRKHAYKPALIPIITVMGMQIAMMLGGAILTETTFEWRGLGFQLAQYLGARDFVAVQGIVALLAVIVAVTNFVVDVVAALIDPRVRY